One Punica granatum isolate Tunisia-2019 chromosome 3, ASM765513v2, whole genome shotgun sequence genomic window carries:
- the LOC116201070 gene encoding agamous-like MADS-box protein AGL82, whose amino-acid sequence MKKLEEFSIRCGVDTCMIIYNRDNSSGRGPTIWPRIPERVKQVIDRYFSKGVDQCNKHAMDLREYFMSQKRKADKELAKVRSANWAAKYPGSEDLLNGLSQDQLQMVLSVLRMKLEIMKKRHLAAKESAVMNALGMVPMQMDDFKYDTPVHSHMNDYMPG is encoded by the coding sequence ATGAAGAAGTTAGAGGAGTTTTCAATCCGTTGTGGAGTTGATACCTGCATGATTATCTACAACCGGGACAACTCCTCGGGCCGGGGGCCCACGATCTGGCCCAGGATCCCCGAGAGGGTCAAGCAAGTTATCGATCGATACTTCAGCAAGGGTGTCGATCAGTGCAACAAGCATGCCATGGACCTCCGTGAATATTTCATGAGCCAGAAGCGGAAAGCAGACAAAGAGCTAGCCAAGGTCCGGTCTGCCAACTGGGCTGCCAAGTACCCAGGCTCGGAGGATCTGCTCAACGGCCTCTCACAAGATCAGCTTCAAATGGTGTTGTCTGTGCTGAGGATGAAACTGGAGATTATGAAGAAGCGGCACTTAGCAGCCAAGGAGAGCGCTGTGATGAATGCATTGGGGATGGTCCCGATGCAGATGGATGACTTCAAGTACGATACTCCAGTCCATTCGCATATGAATGATTACATGCCGGGATAA
- the LOC116201071 gene encoding uncharacterized protein LOC116201071 has product MVIGGSSTTPSLSSLSARSFYPSSISPSLSSLRLSFSDGSLQSLHLSPPPPSQARRSPKLRGKFRSVNSMCLERASRQHQDGLLGSCLVEIDMCFWFEEPWLSTCSSRWIESRDCSVSVANQ; this is encoded by the exons aTGGTGATCGGCGGCAGCTCGACaactccctccctctcttccCTCTCCGCTCGCTCTTTCTACCCTTCTTCGATTTCTCcttccctctcctctcttcgCTTGTCTTTCTCTGATGGAAGCCTTCAGtctctccatctctctccCCCACCGCCCTCTCAAGCACGAAGAAGCCCAAAACTAAG AGGTAAATTCCGGTCGGTAAACTCTATGTGCTTGGAGAGAGCCTCGAGACAGCACCAGGACGGGCTTTTGGGTTCGTGCCTGGTGGAGATTGATATGTGCTTTTGGTTCGAAGAACCTTGGCTCTCTACTT GTTCTTCAAGGTGGATCGAATCTCGAGATTGCTCCGTATCAGTAGCTAATCAATAA
- the LOC116200411 gene encoding MADS-box transcription factor 14-like produces MGQGRLVLELIGEEKSRRVTFKKRKSGMLKKAKEFLILCGVDTSNNLVTTNVDVKVEDDDQALLLLCPLSEFYESFIDTILYGRTSITLEDIKASLNSKELQKKATNYHGSNDVRHVPGIRKNLISLGSLDALGYKYRGQGRVLKVSKGDLMVMSRVLRDWLYVLQATLVEQCKSGSRGQVEKPMKKVEFLLEDSKTPETQPVMVKV; encoded by the exons ATGGGTCAGGGGAGATTGGTGCTCGAGCTAATCGGGGAGGAGAAGTCGAGGAGGGTAACAttcaagaagaggaagagtgGCATGTTGAAGAAGGCTAAGGAATTCTTGATTTTGTGCGGAGTGGACAC TTCGAACAATCTCGTCACCACCAACGTGGATGTCAAGGTAGAAGACGATGATCAGGCCTTGTTGTTGTTATGTCCTCTATCGGAGTTCTATGAGAGCTTCATCGACACCATACTCTATGGGAGGACAAGCATCACCTTGGAAGACATCAAGGCGTCATTGAACTCGAAAGAATTGCAGAAGAAGGCAACCAATTACCATGGGAGCAACG ATGTTAGGCATGTCCCGGgtataagaaaaaatttgaTCTCATTAGGAAGTCTTGATGCTCTTGGCTACAAGTACAGAGGCCAAGGTAGAGTTTTGAAGGTCTCGAAGGGAGATCTCATGGTGATGAGTAGGGTGTTGCGGGACTGGTTATATGTTCTGCAAG CTACTTTGGTGGAGCAATGTAAGAGCGGGAGCCGAGGACAGGTGGAGAAACCTATGAAGAAGGTAGAGTTCCTGTTGGAAGACTCGAAAACTCCTGAGACTCAGCCTGTGATGGTAAAGGTCTGA